One window from the genome of Verrucomicrobiia bacterium encodes:
- a CDS encoding (Fe-S)-binding protein: MPTTSPSPRPPGAHSHLKDLDYSVVQQCMHCGLCLPTCPTYDATKIERNSPRGRIALMRAIADDRLEPTAAFADEMYFCLGCLACMTACPAGVNYAELFEHARAEAEQSGVLNAPRRTAIRKFTLEWLFMDQRRLQWVGAAMRLYQQLGLQTLVRKSGVLHLFPKRLRELEVMTPAIQSKFSDELISPVTPPVGPKKYRVAMLTGCAQDLIFSDVNRDTVEVLARNGCEVVTPPEQLCCGSLHAHNGEWELAQQLARKQINQFPPEKFDAIITNAAGCGSHLKHYAKLLAGDPAYEKRAHLWDDKLKDIHEWLAHIGIAPVANNAAPPQVVTYHEACHLCHGQKITAQPRQVLRAIPNLKLVELPESTWCCGSAGIYNLIQPEMANDLLDRKMKHIRSTRVKIVATANPGCLLQIINGAKRENLPLRVAHPITLLAEAYRQSPS; this comes from the coding sequence ATGCCCACCACTTCGCCATCGCCCCGGCCACCCGGCGCGCACTCGCATTTGAAAGACCTCGATTACTCGGTCGTTCAACAATGTATGCACTGCGGCTTGTGCCTGCCCACCTGCCCCACCTACGATGCCACCAAGATCGAGCGCAATAGCCCGCGCGGACGCATCGCGCTCATGCGCGCCATCGCCGATGACCGCCTTGAACCCACCGCCGCCTTCGCCGACGAAATGTATTTCTGTCTCGGCTGCCTCGCGTGCATGACCGCCTGCCCTGCCGGGGTGAATTACGCCGAGCTTTTCGAGCACGCCCGCGCCGAGGCCGAGCAAAGCGGCGTGCTGAACGCGCCCCGGCGCACCGCGATTCGCAAGTTCACTTTGGAATGGCTTTTCATGGACCAGCGCCGCTTGCAATGGGTCGGCGCGGCAATGCGCCTGTATCAACAACTCGGTTTGCAAACGCTTGTTCGCAAAAGCGGCGTGCTGCATCTATTTCCCAAACGCCTGCGCGAACTCGAAGTGATGACGCCCGCGATCCAGTCGAAATTTTCCGACGAATTGATCAGTCCCGTCACGCCGCCCGTTGGCCCCAAAAAATATCGCGTCGCGATGCTTACCGGCTGCGCGCAGGATCTGATTTTTAGCGACGTGAACCGCGACACCGTCGAAGTCCTCGCTCGCAACGGCTGTGAAGTCGTCACGCCGCCCGAACAACTTTGCTGCGGCTCGCTGCACGCGCACAATGGCGAATGGGAACTCGCCCAACAACTCGCGCGCAAACAGATTAATCAATTTCCGCCGGAAAAATTCGACGCCATCATCACCAATGCCGCCGGTTGCGGATCGCACCTCAAGCATTACGCCAAATTGCTCGCGGGCGATCCCGCCTATGAAAAGCGCGCGCATTTGTGGGATGACAAATTGAAGGACATCCACGAATGGCTCGCGCATATCGGCATCGCGCCGGTCGCGAACAATGCCGCGCCGCCGCAAGTCGTCACGTACCACGAGGCCTGCCATCTTTGCCACGGCCAAAAAATCACCGCGCAACCGCGCCAGGTTTTGCGCGCGATTCCCAATCTCAAACTCGTTGAGTTGCCAGAAAGCACCTGGTGTTGCGGCAGCGCGGGCATTTACAATTTGATCCAGCCGGAGATGGCGAATGACCTGCTCGACCGCAAGATGAAACACATCCGTTCGACGCGCGTGAAGATTGTCGCCACCGCCAATCCCGGCTGCCTCCTGCAAATCATCAATGGCGCCAAACGCGAAAATCTTCCGCTGCGCGTCGCTCATCCAATCACGCTGCTCGCCGAGGCCTATCGCCAGTCGCCATCGTAA